Proteins found in one Salminus brasiliensis chromosome 13, fSalBra1.hap2, whole genome shotgun sequence genomic segment:
- the wfdc1 gene encoding WAP four-disulfide core domain protein 1 isoform X1 translates to MAGAQVRLLLACLLLLLLDTGSGNARRLRRRGLSQKDYEYPSQSQSTQHQKNDRCPPPPQMLPERACEVPGCRSDSECERHKRCCYNGCIYACLESVQPPPVLDWLVQPKPRWLGGNGWLLDGPEEVLQAEACSTTEDGDEPLQCPTGYDCHIINPGNPSAGVPNRGQCIKQRGNSDGRSLRHKYFKDYKDYLGSNSNNAVGYEKHYKHLG, encoded by the exons ATGGCAGGCGCTCAGGTCCGGCTGCTGCTGGcctgcctgctgctgctgctgctggacacCGGCTCAGGGAACGCCCGCAGGCTCAGGAGGAGAGGACTCAGCCAGAAG GATTATGAATATCCCAGCCAGTCCCAGTCCACTCAGCACCAGAAGAATGACCGGTGTCCACCCCCGCCGCAGATGCTGCCTGAACGGGCTTGCGAAGTGCCGGGCTGCCGCTCAGACTCGGAGTGTGAGAGACACAAGCGCTGTTGCTACAACGGCTGCATCTACGCCTGCCTGGAGTCAGTTCAGCCTCCACCtg TCCTGGACTGGTTGGTGCAGCCAAAGCCACGGTGGTTGGGTGGAAATGGCTGGCTCTTagatggaccagaggaagttcTACAGG CTGAGGCCTGCAGCACCACAGAGGATGGAGATGAGCCCTTACAGTGTCCTACTGGGTACGATTGCCATATCATCAACCCTGGAAACCCTTCAGCTGGAGTCCCCAACCGTGGCCAATGTATCAAACAGCGTGGAAACTCAG ATGGTCGTAGCCTGAGGCACAAGTACTTCAAAGATTACAAGGATTACTTAG GTAGTAACTCCAACAATGCAGTGGGCTACGAGAAGCATTACAAGCACTTAGGGTGA
- the utp4 gene encoding U3 small nucleolar RNA-associated protein 4 homolog: protein MGEFKVHRVRFFDYMPSAIRALAFQPQRERIAVARTDGSVEIFNRADCFFQEKVIPGREQASIEGLAWVGDRLFSAGLNGAIVEYDLGNQRAKYSVDAFGGPIWSIASNLQGTHLAVGCENGTVKLFEVCEGQIQFERNLAKQKGRILSLSWHPSGSRIVAGMMDMIRVFDTETGQSVHRLLVERGIGASRSLECVVWSVVFLSDNTIISGDSSGKVKIWDGHFGTLIKSHQATKWDVLALSVSQDETSLVAGTSEGTVVQFQFLSVVLGQEDKEWVRTRTFKNHTHDVRAVLEINTAVVSGGMDTQFVVRPFLDKIDEKSPASVLRKIQFPHRNLVSCAKKASLLLFQHPGHLELWRLGESEGNGSPGSVLPVKRKPEKLLHLKIKGEEHIRCSAVSPCGEWIAYSTVASFRLYRLHCDNNNVSITKVSKLPKVLSSANQICFSSDSSHLFAASSCSSVHVMTLNQTGCKFVCTLKPKSGSSQAVHLLAASEDGKWLVSANSDHEVQVYDLTKMKPHSTVPVYNSGVSAMAIHPTTNNLFMVHADRQLFEYSIEEKQYTDWSRQVQRNGLHFLWFERDTPITNVTFNPKNPAQIILHDAYMFCIIDQTLPLPDQASQFYNQLTLRSLPEKDRKKHSHAFKICKIFKELLFVELMEDQSLVAVERPLVDITAQLPAPVRQKKFAT, encoded by the exons ATGGGGGAGTTTAAGGTGCACCGGGTCCGGTTCTTTGACTACATGCCATCGGCTATCCGGGCTCTAGCCTTCCAGCCGCAGCGGGAGAGGATCGCCGTAGCCCGGACGGACGGCTCAGTGGAGATCTTCAACCGTGCTGACTGCTTCTTTCAGGAGAAG GTCATTCCGGGACGAGAGCAGGCTTCCATTGAGGGCCTGGCCTGGGTCGGGGACCGTCTCTTCAGTGCTGGCTTAAATGGAGCGATTGTTGAATACGATCTGGGCAACCAAAGAGCAAAATACTCAGTAGATGCATTCGGAGGCCCAATATGGAGCATAGCCAGCAACCTGCAAGGCACTCATTTGGCT GTTGGGTGTGAAAATGGGACTGTGaaactgtttgaggtgtgtgaaGGCCAAATCCAGTTCGAAAGGAATCTGGCCAAGCAGAAAGGccgtattctctctctctcttggcaTCCCTCTGGCTCGAGGATAGTGGCAGGAATGATGGATATGATTCGGGTCTTTGACACTGAAACAG GGCAATCGGTACACAGATTACTGGTGGAACGTGGAATAGGAGCGTCCCGGAGTCTGGAGTGTGTGGTCTGGAGCGTGGTCTTCCTCTCAGATAACACCATCATCAGCGGAGACTCGTCCGGCAAAGTTAAAATATGGGACGGCCACTTTGGAACGCTCATTAAAAGCCACCAGGCCACCAAGTGGGATGTGCTGGCGTTATCAGTGTCGCAG GATGAGACCAGTCTTGTTGCTGGGACATCAGAAGGCACTGTGGTCCAATTCCAGTTCCTTTCCGTAGTTCTGGGTCAGGAGGACAAAGAGTGGGTCCGAACCCGCACCTTCAAGAACCACACGCACGATGTCCGGGCCGTGCTGGAGATCAACACTGCTGTTGTGTCAGGCG GGATGGACACACAGTTTGTGGTGAGACCTTTCTTGGACAAAATTGATGAGAAGAgtcctgcttctgttctgcGCAAAATCCAGTTCCCACAT CGAAACTTGGTGTCCTGTGCAAAGAAGGCCAGCCTGCTTCTATTCCAGCACCCTGGCCATCTGGAGCTGTGGAGACTGGGGGAGAGTGAAGGAAATG GAAGCCCTGGAAGTGTGTTACCTGttaaaagaaaaccagagaagtTACTTCATTTGAAGATAAAG GGTGAAGAGCACATTCGCTGCAGTGCGGTGTCACCTTGTGGAGAGTGGATTGCGTATTCGACCGTGGCCAGTTTCCGACTGTACAGACTACACTGTGACAACAACAATGTCAGCATAACCAAG GTGTCCAAACTCCCAAAGGTTCtcagctcagccaatcagatttgcTTCTCTTCAGACTCGTCCCATCTGTTTGCTGCATCGTCTTGTTCCTCAGTACACGTGATGACTCTGAACCAGACTGGGTGCAAGTTCGTGTGTACCCTCAAGCCTAAATCTG GATCTAGTCAGGCAGTTCATCTGCTAGCAGCCAGTGAAGATGGAAAATGGCTGGTGTCGGCAAACAGTGACCATGAGGTTCAAGTCTACGATCTGACAAAAATGAAG CCCCACAGCACAGTGCCTGTTTACAACTCCGGAGTCAGCGCCATGGCCATCCACCCAACAACCAACAACCTGTTCATGGTGCATGCAGATCGGCAG CTCTTCGAGTACTCTATAGAGGAGAAGCAGTACACCGACTGGAGCCGACAGGTTCAGAGGAATGGGCTTCATTTTCTGTGGTTTGAGAGGGACACGCCCATCACCAACGTGACCTTCAATCCCAAAAACCCTGCCCAGATCATTCTTCATGATGCATACATGTTCTGCATCATTGACCAAACCTTG CCTCTCCCTGATCAGGCCAGTCAGTTTTACAATCAGCTGACCCTGAGGAGCCTACCCgaaaaggacaggaaaaaaCACAGCCATGCTTTCAAAATCTGCAAGATCTTCAAG GAGCTGCTGTTTGTGGAGCTGATGGAGGATCAGTCGCTGGTAGCAGTGGAGCGCCCTCTGGTGGACATTACTGCTCAACTGCCAGCACCAGTCAGACAGAAGAAGTTTGCcacctaa
- the wfdc1 gene encoding WAP four-disulfide core domain protein 1 isoform X2, producing the protein MAGAQVRLLLACLLLLLLDTGSGNARRLRRRGLSQKDYEYPSQSQSTQHQKNDRCPPPPQMLPERACEVPGCRSDSECERHKRCCYNGCIYACLESVQPPPVLDWLVQPKPRWLGGNGWLLDGPEEVLQAEACSTTEDGDEPLQCPTGYDCHIINPGNPSAGVPNRGQCIKQRGNSGSNSNNAVGYEKHYKHLG; encoded by the exons ATGGCAGGCGCTCAGGTCCGGCTGCTGCTGGcctgcctgctgctgctgctgctggacacCGGCTCAGGGAACGCCCGCAGGCTCAGGAGGAGAGGACTCAGCCAGAAG GATTATGAATATCCCAGCCAGTCCCAGTCCACTCAGCACCAGAAGAATGACCGGTGTCCACCCCCGCCGCAGATGCTGCCTGAACGGGCTTGCGAAGTGCCGGGCTGCCGCTCAGACTCGGAGTGTGAGAGACACAAGCGCTGTTGCTACAACGGCTGCATCTACGCCTGCCTGGAGTCAGTTCAGCCTCCACCtg TCCTGGACTGGTTGGTGCAGCCAAAGCCACGGTGGTTGGGTGGAAATGGCTGGCTCTTagatggaccagaggaagttcTACAGG CTGAGGCCTGCAGCACCACAGAGGATGGAGATGAGCCCTTACAGTGTCCTACTGGGTACGATTGCCATATCATCAACCCTGGAAACCCTTCAGCTGGAGTCCCCAACCGTGGCCAATGTATCAAACAGCGTGGAAACTCAG GTAGTAACTCCAACAATGCAGTGGGCTACGAGAAGCATTACAAGCACTTAGGGTGA